In Nocardioides conyzicola, one genomic interval encodes:
- a CDS encoding DUF72 domain-containing protein: protein MGTVRVGISGWTYAGWRGDFYPRGLPQREELRYAAERLGSVEINGSFYSLQRPSSYAGWRDQTPDGFVFAVKGGRFVTHMKRLRDVETPLANFFASGVLALQDRLGPVLWQLPERLHYDAELLGSFFDLLPRTIGEAAALARRHDDKVPDDRALTRSPSGYAGHRIRHALEFRHESFCADDAFALLRAHDIACVVADSAGRWPRAEVVTSDLAYIRLHGDQELYTSGYSDAALDRWAERVRDWSRTADVVVYFDNDAKGFAPYDAMRLIERVGTG from the coding sequence GTGGGGACGGTCCGCGTCGGCATCTCCGGCTGGACGTACGCCGGCTGGCGCGGCGACTTCTACCCGCGCGGCCTGCCACAGCGCGAGGAGCTGCGCTACGCGGCCGAACGCCTCGGCTCGGTCGAGATCAACGGCTCCTTCTACTCGCTCCAACGACCCTCGTCGTACGCCGGCTGGCGCGACCAGACACCCGACGGCTTCGTCTTCGCGGTCAAGGGCGGCCGCTTCGTCACCCACATGAAGCGCCTGCGTGACGTCGAGACGCCGCTCGCCAACTTCTTCGCGTCCGGCGTGCTCGCCCTGCAGGACCGCCTCGGTCCGGTGCTGTGGCAGCTCCCCGAGCGGCTGCACTACGACGCCGAGCTGCTGGGCTCGTTCTTCGACCTGCTCCCGCGCACGATCGGCGAGGCGGCAGCGCTCGCCCGCCGCCACGACGACAAGGTGCCCGACGACCGGGCGCTCACCCGCTCGCCGTCCGGGTACGCCGGACACCGGATCCGGCACGCCCTGGAGTTCCGGCACGAGTCCTTCTGCGCCGACGACGCGTTCGCGCTCCTGCGCGCGCACGACATCGCCTGCGTCGTCGCGGACTCGGCGGGTCGGTGGCCTCGCGCCGAGGTCGTCACCAGCGACCTCGCCTACATCCGCCTGCACGGCGACCAGGAGCTCTACACGAGCGGCTACTCCGACGCCGCCCTCGACCGCTGGGCCGAGCGCGTTCGCGATTGGTCCCGCACCGCCGACGTCGTCGTCTACTTCGACAACGACGCCAAGGGCTTCGCGCCGTACGACGCGATGCGGCTCATCGAGCGCGTCGGCACCGGTTAG
- a CDS encoding DUF3099 domain-containing protein codes for MDRPRRRRTYFWLMGTCVVLIVLAWNVVRFWSTTAAVVMSVVAAVIPPVAAFVGNQGALDGSAPPAGDDER; via the coding sequence ATGGACCGTCCTCGCCGCCGGCGCACGTACTTCTGGCTGATGGGCACGTGTGTCGTGCTCATCGTGCTGGCGTGGAACGTCGTCCGGTTCTGGTCGACGACCGCAGCGGTGGTGATGAGCGTCGTCGCTGCGGTGATCCCGCCGGTCGCCGCGTTCGTCGGCAACCAGGGCGCGCTGGACGGGTCGGCTCCTCCGGCCGGCGACGACGAGCGCTGA
- a CDS encoding aldo/keto reductase codes for MRYVKLGTTGLDVSRVILGCMSWGDPSLGSHPWILDEDAGRDLIRQALEAGITTFDTANVYAGGSSEEFTGRALRDFAKREDVVIATKVHGRMRPGPYGAGLSRKAILHEIDASLRRLGTDYVDLYQIHRWDPTVPIEETMEALHDVVRAGKVRYLGASSMWAWQFAKAQSVAAAHGWTRFVSMQDHYNLIYREEEREMLPLCADQGVGVIPWSPLARGRITRDWDAETARSETDEFGATLYVDEDRAIVETVAKVADRLGVSRAQVGLAWLLHQPVVTAPIVGVTKPVHLTDAVAAVDLELSDDDLAELGAGYRPHPVAGHA; via the coding sequence ATGCGCTACGTGAAGCTCGGCACCACCGGTCTCGACGTCTCCCGGGTCATCCTCGGCTGCATGAGCTGGGGCGACCCCAGCCTGGGCTCGCATCCCTGGATCCTGGACGAGGACGCCGGGCGCGACCTCATCCGCCAGGCGCTCGAGGCGGGGATCACGACCTTCGACACCGCCAACGTGTACGCCGGCGGCAGCAGCGAGGAGTTCACCGGCCGGGCGCTGCGCGACTTCGCGAAGCGCGAGGACGTCGTGATCGCCACGAAGGTGCACGGGCGCATGCGTCCCGGGCCGTACGGCGCCGGCCTCTCGCGCAAGGCGATCCTGCACGAGATCGACGCGTCGCTGCGGCGGCTCGGCACCGACTACGTCGACCTCTACCAAATCCACCGCTGGGACCCGACGGTGCCGATCGAGGAGACGATGGAGGCCCTGCACGACGTCGTACGCGCCGGGAAGGTGCGGTACCTGGGCGCGTCGTCGATGTGGGCGTGGCAGTTCGCGAAGGCCCAGTCGGTCGCCGCAGCCCACGGGTGGACGCGGTTCGTGTCGATGCAGGACCACTACAACCTGATCTACCGCGAGGAGGAGCGGGAGATGCTGCCGCTGTGCGCCGACCAGGGCGTCGGCGTGATCCCGTGGAGCCCGCTCGCCCGCGGGCGGATCACCCGTGACTGGGACGCCGAGACGGCGCGGTCGGAGACCGACGAGTTCGGCGCCACCCTGTACGTCGACGAGGACCGTGCGATCGTCGAGACCGTGGCCAAGGTTGCCGACCGGCTCGGGGTCTCGCGTGCTCAGGTCGGTCTCGCGTGGCTGCTGCACCAGCCCGTCGTGACCGCCCCGATCGTCGGCGTCACCAAGCCGGTGCACCTCACCGACGCCGTCGCCGCCGTCGACCTGGAGCTATCGGACGACGACCTCGCCGAGCTCGGGGCCGGCTACCGTCCCCACCCCGTCGCGGGTCACGCCTGA